One window of Streptomyces sp. NBC_00273 genomic DNA carries:
- a CDS encoding ZIP family metal transporter — protein MAVIVALGAFLMTLAGGWAAQRVTDRRHLVLGLAGGLMLGVVGLDLLPEALHAAGEEVFGVPLALLLFVAGFLVAHVVERLLAVRQAAHGAEDGARVPQVGLTAAAAMVGHSLADGVALGAAFQVGGGMGVAVALAVITHDFADGFNTYTLTSLYGNDRRKALMMLLADAVAPVVGAASTLLFTLPEEPLGAYLGFFGGVLLYLASAEILPEAHHKHPALSTLMCTVGGVAGIWLVVGIAD, from the coding sequence ATGGCCGTGATCGTGGCGCTGGGCGCGTTCCTGATGACCCTGGCGGGCGGATGGGCGGCGCAGCGCGTCACCGACCGCCGCCACCTCGTGCTGGGCCTGGCCGGCGGGCTGATGCTCGGCGTCGTGGGCCTCGACCTGCTCCCGGAGGCCCTCCACGCGGCGGGCGAGGAGGTGTTCGGCGTCCCGCTCGCCCTGCTGCTCTTCGTGGCCGGGTTCCTGGTCGCGCACGTCGTGGAACGGCTGTTGGCGGTCCGCCAGGCCGCGCACGGCGCCGAGGACGGCGCCCGCGTCCCCCAGGTCGGACTCACCGCGGCCGCGGCCATGGTCGGCCACAGCCTCGCCGACGGGGTGGCCCTGGGCGCGGCCTTCCAGGTCGGCGGGGGGATGGGCGTGGCCGTGGCGCTGGCCGTCATCACCCACGACTTCGCCGACGGGTTCAACACCTACACGCTCACCAGCCTGTACGGGAACGACCGCCGCAAGGCCCTGATGATGCTCCTCGCGGACGCCGTCGCCCCGGTCGTGGGCGCGGCGTCCACCTTGCTGTTCACCCTTCCGGAGGAACCCCTCGGCGCGTACCTCGGCTTCTTCGGAGGCGTCCTGCTGTACCTCGCGTCCGCCGAGATCCTGCCCGAGGCGCACCACAAGCACCCCGCCCTGTCCACGCTGATGTGCACGGTGGGCGGGGTGGCCGGGATCTGGCTCGTGGTGGGCATCGCGGACTGA
- a CDS encoding putative cobaltochelatase, whose amino-acid sequence MSTPYPFTAVVGQADLRLALLLNAVSPAVGGVLVRGEKGTAKSTAVRALSALLPQVDVVSGCRFSCAPTAPDPACPDGPHEPGPGGLRPARMVELPVGASEDRLVGALDIERALAEGVKAFEPGLLADAHRGILYVDEVNLLHDHLIDLLLDAAAMGASYVEREGVSVRHAARFLLVGTMNPEEGELRPQLLDRFGLTVEVAASREPAQRVEVVRRRLAYEDDPAGFATRWAGDEHEVRARVVAARALLPTVSLGDTALLQIAATCAGFEVDGMRADIVMARTATALAAWAGRTDVRKEDVRQAALLALPHRRRRNPFDAPGLDEDMLDRILDEFPDEEPEPEPEPEGPDDGGPGDGGPDGGPGGTPPQDDGPQEDPGPSAETPEAPEAPEGGEAPAEAPEAPQPAAQESTGPEQAAVRAAEPFRTKMLSVPGLGEGASGRRSRARTAHGRTTGAQRPRGHLTKLHLTATIQAAAPHQKARGRDGRGLVIRKDDLRQATREGREGNLILFVVDASGSMAARQRMSAVKGAVLSLLLDAYQRRDKVGLITFRGATADLALPPTSSVDAAAARLEQLPTGGRTPLAAGLLKAHEVLRIERLRDPSRRPLLVVVTDGRATSAGNAGGRTDSSPRELAGHSARLLQAGGVASVVVDCESGPVRLGLAGVLARDLGGPAVTLDGLRADSLAGLVKNVRTAVTSTASPHSSNNRRAA is encoded by the coding sequence ATGAGCACGCCCTACCCGTTCACCGCAGTGGTCGGCCAAGCCGACCTGCGGCTGGCGCTCCTGCTCAACGCCGTGAGCCCAGCGGTCGGCGGGGTGCTCGTGCGCGGTGAGAAGGGGACCGCCAAGTCCACCGCCGTCCGCGCGCTGTCCGCGCTGCTGCCGCAGGTCGACGTCGTGTCGGGCTGCCGGTTCAGCTGCGCGCCCACCGCGCCGGATCCGGCCTGCCCGGACGGCCCGCACGAGCCCGGTCCCGGCGGTCTGCGGCCCGCCCGCATGGTGGAGCTGCCCGTCGGCGCCTCCGAGGACCGCCTCGTCGGCGCCCTCGACATCGAACGGGCCCTCGCCGAGGGCGTGAAGGCCTTCGAGCCCGGGCTGCTCGCCGACGCCCACCGCGGGATCCTCTACGTCGACGAGGTCAACCTCCTCCACGACCACCTGATCGACCTGCTGTTGGACGCCGCCGCAATGGGCGCCTCCTACGTCGAGCGCGAGGGCGTGTCCGTCCGGCACGCCGCCCGCTTCCTTCTCGTCGGCACGATGAACCCCGAGGAGGGTGAGCTGCGGCCGCAGCTCCTCGACCGGTTCGGACTCACCGTCGAGGTGGCCGCCTCCCGCGAGCCCGCCCAGCGCGTCGAGGTGGTCCGCCGCCGGCTCGCCTACGAGGACGACCCGGCGGGCTTCGCGACCCGCTGGGCCGGGGACGAGCACGAGGTCCGCGCCCGGGTGGTGGCCGCGCGGGCGCTGCTCCCGACCGTCTCGCTCGGCGACACCGCGCTCCTGCAGATCGCGGCGACCTGCGCCGGGTTCGAGGTCGACGGGATGCGCGCCGACATCGTGATGGCCCGGACCGCGACCGCGCTGGCCGCCTGGGCCGGGCGGACCGACGTGCGCAAGGAGGACGTCCGGCAGGCCGCCCTGCTGGCGCTCCCCCACCGGCGGCGCCGCAACCCGTTCGACGCGCCGGGGCTGGACGAGGACATGCTCGACCGGATCCTGGACGAGTTCCCCGACGAGGAGCCGGAGCCCGAGCCGGAGCCCGAGGGCCCCGACGACGGCGGCCCCGGGGACGGTGGTCCCGACGGCGGCCCGGGCGGCACGCCCCCGCAGGACGACGGACCCCAGGAGGACCCGGGCCCCTCGGCCGAGACTCCCGAGGCCCCCGAGGCCCCCGAAGGCGGCGAGGCGCCCGCGGAAGCACCCGAGGCCCCGCAGCCCGCCGCCCAGGAGAGCACCGGGCCCGAGCAGGCCGCGGTACGCGCCGCCGAGCCGTTCCGGACCAAGATGCTCAGCGTGCCCGGCCTCGGCGAGGGCGCGTCCGGCCGCCGCTCCCGCGCCCGTACCGCCCACGGCCGCACCACCGGCGCCCAGCGCCCGCGCGGACACCTGACGAAACTGCACCTGACCGCCACCATCCAGGCCGCCGCCCCGCACCAGAAGGCGCGCGGCCGCGACGGGCGCGGCCTCGTGATCCGCAAGGACGACCTGCGCCAGGCCACGCGGGAGGGGCGCGAGGGCAACCTCATCCTCTTCGTCGTCGACGCCTCCGGTTCCATGGCCGCCCGGCAGCGCATGAGCGCGGTCAAGGGCGCCGTGCTGTCCCTGCTCCTGGACGCCTACCAGCGCCGGGACAAGGTCGGTCTGATCACCTTCCGGGGGGCCACGGCCGACCTGGCCCTGCCGCCGACCTCCTCGGTGGACGCGGCCGCCGCCCGGTTGGAGCAGCTGCCGACGGGCGGCCGCACCCCGCTGGCCGCCGGGCTGTTGAAGGCCCACGAGGTGCTGCGGATCGAGCGGCTGCGGGATCCCTCGCGCCGGCCGCTGCTCGTGGTCGTCACCGACGGGCGGGCCACCTCGGCCGGGAACGCCGGGGGCCGTACGGACAGCAGCCCGCGGGAGCTCGCGGGGCACAGCGCACGGCTGCTGCAGGCCGGGGGCGTCGCCTCGGTGGTCGTGGACTGCGAGTCCGGGCCGGTCCGGCTGGGGCTGGCCGGCGTACTGGCCCGTGACCTCGGCGGGCCCGCCGTCACGCTCGACGGGCTGCGGGCCGACTCGCTGGCCGGGCTCGTGAAGAACGTACGTACCGCAGTGACATCCACCGCTTCACCCCACAGCAGCAACAACAGGAGGGCCGCGTAA
- the cobO gene encoding cob(I)yrinic acid a,c-diamide adenosyltransferase → MPQGQPSVVPDDGLTTRQRRNRPLVFVHTGPGKGKSTAAFGLALRAWNQGWPIGVFQFVKSAKWKVGEENALKVLGASGEGGSVVWHKMGEGWSWVQRDAQLDNEQAAKEGWEQVKRDLAAETHKLYVLDEFAYPMHWGWIDVDEVIEVLRNRPGTQHVVITGRNAPEKLVEFADLVTEMTKVKHPMDTGQKGQKGIEW, encoded by the coding sequence ATGCCTCAGGGACAGCCGTCCGTCGTTCCGGACGACGGGCTCACGACGCGCCAGCGCCGCAACCGTCCGCTGGTCTTCGTCCACACCGGCCCCGGCAAGGGCAAGTCCACGGCGGCCTTCGGGCTGGCGCTGCGCGCCTGGAACCAGGGCTGGCCGATCGGGGTGTTCCAGTTCGTCAAGTCGGCGAAGTGGAAGGTCGGCGAGGAGAACGCGCTCAAGGTGCTCGGCGCCTCCGGCGAGGGCGGCTCCGTCGTCTGGCACAAGATGGGCGAGGGCTGGTCCTGGGTCCAGCGGGACGCGCAGCTCGACAACGAGCAGGCGGCCAAGGAGGGCTGGGAGCAGGTCAAGCGCGATCTGGCGGCCGAGACGCACAAGCTGTACGTGCTCGACGAGTTCGCCTACCCGATGCACTGGGGCTGGATCGACGTCGACGAGGTCATCGAGGTGCTGCGCAACCGTCCCGGCACGCAGCACGTGGTGATCACGGGCCGCAACGCGCCGGAGAAGCTGGTGGAGTTCGCGGACCTCGTCACCGAGATGACCAAGGTCAAGCACCCGATGGACACGGGACAGAAGGGCCAGAAGGGCATCGAGTGGTGA
- a CDS encoding cobyrinate a,c-diamide synthase yields the protein MVTSYPFNVPRLVIAAPSSGSGKTTVATGLMAAFSERGLAVSPHKAGPDYIDPGYHALATGRPGRNLDAFMCGPELVAPLFAHGAAGCDLAVVEGVMGLYDGAAGRGELASTAQVAKLLRAPVVLVVDASSQSRSVAALVHGFASFDPQVRLGGVILNKVGSDRHEVMLREALEEAGMPVLGVLRRAPQVATPSRHLGLIPVAERHTDALASVAALAAQVRAGCDLDALMALARTAPPLDCEAWSPDRAAPAFEARESGGGAPGRRPVVAVAGGPAFTFSYAEHTELLTAAGAEVVTFDPLRDEALPPGTTGLVIGGGFPEVYAPELSANEPLRAAVAAFAAAGGPVAAECAGLLYLGRSLDGKPMCGVLDADARMSERLTLGYREAVAVSDSALAPAGTRLRGHEFHRTVIEPGAGAAPAWGFTHPERRVEGFVQQGVHASYLHTHWAAEPSVARRFAEAAAARR from the coding sequence GTGGTGACTTCGTACCCGTTCAACGTGCCTCGGCTGGTCATTGCCGCTCCGTCGTCCGGCAGCGGCAAGACCACCGTGGCCACGGGCCTGATGGCGGCCTTCTCGGAGCGCGGCCTCGCCGTGTCCCCGCACAAGGCCGGGCCCGACTACATCGACCCCGGCTACCACGCGCTGGCCACCGGCCGGCCGGGACGCAACCTCGACGCCTTCATGTGCGGGCCGGAGCTGGTCGCTCCGCTGTTCGCGCACGGGGCGGCCGGGTGCGATCTGGCCGTCGTCGAGGGCGTCATGGGGCTCTACGACGGCGCCGCGGGCCGGGGCGAACTGGCGTCTACGGCACAGGTCGCGAAGTTGCTGCGGGCGCCGGTGGTGCTGGTGGTCGACGCCTCCTCGCAGTCGCGTTCGGTGGCGGCGCTGGTGCACGGCTTCGCGTCCTTCGACCCGCAGGTGCGGCTGGGGGGCGTGATCTTGAACAAGGTCGGCTCCGACCGGCACGAGGTGATGCTGCGGGAGGCCCTGGAGGAGGCGGGGATGCCGGTCCTCGGTGTCCTGCGGCGGGCTCCGCAGGTGGCCACGCCCTCGCGCCACCTGGGTCTGATCCCGGTGGCCGAGCGGCACACCGACGCGCTGGCCTCGGTGGCGGCGCTGGCCGCGCAGGTCCGGGCGGGCTGCGACCTGGACGCCCTGATGGCGCTGGCCCGCACGGCCCCGCCGCTGGACTGCGAGGCGTGGTCGCCCGATCGAGCCGCTCCGGCGTTCGAGGCGCGGGAGTCCGGGGGCGGAGCCCCCGGCAGACGGCCGGTGGTCGCCGTCGCGGGCGGGCCGGCGTTCACGTTCTCGTACGCCGAGCACACCGAGCTGCTCACCGCCGCCGGAGCGGAGGTCGTCACCTTCGACCCGCTCCGGGACGAGGCGCTCCCGCCCGGCACCACCGGCCTGGTGATCGGTGGCGGCTTCCCGGAGGTGTACGCGCCCGAGCTGTCCGCCAACGAACCGTTGCGGGCGGCCGTCGCCGCCTTCGCCGCGGCCGGCGGCCCGGTCGCCGCCGAGTGCGCCGGGCTGCTGTACCTCGGCCGGTCGCTGGACGGGAAGCCCATGTGCGGGGTGCTCGACGCCGACGCGCGGATGTCGGAGCGCCTCACCCTCGGCTACCGCGAGGCGGTGGCGGTGTCCGACAGCGCGCTCGCGCCGGCCGGGACCCGGCTGCGCGGGCACGAGTTCCACCGGACGGTGATCGAGCCGGGCGCCGGGGCGGCCCCGGCGTGGGGGTTCACGCACCCGGAGCGCCGGGTCGAGGGCTTCGTGCAGCAGGGCGTGCACGCGAGCTACCTGCACACGCACTGGGCGGCGGAGCCGTCCGTCGCGCGCCGTTTCGCGGAAGCCGCGGCAGCACGACGGTGA